CAGCAAGGCATGGTGGCGGTAATCGGGCACCGGCAGGGCCAGCAGCGCCTGCAACAAACGGTGCACATGGCTGGCCTCGAACAGATCATTGCCGCGCGTCACCAGGGTAATGCCTTGAAGGGCATCGTCCCACACCACCGCCAGATGATAGCTGGTGGGGGTGTCCTTGCGGGCCAGCACCACGTCGCCAAAGATTTCCGGTCGCGCGATCTGCACACCGGCATCCAGGTCGCGCCACATCAGCGGCCCGGCCTGGGCGACGGCCTCCCGCATATCCAGGCGCAAGGCATAAGGCTGGCCGCTGTCCAGGCGGTGTTGCCGTTCGCCGGGATCAAGACCACGGCAGGTGCCCGGATAGAGCACGCCGTCGGGGCCGTGCGGAGCATGGCCGGAACGGGCGATTTCCGCCGCGATCTCCTTGCGGGTGCAAAAGCACGGATAAAGCAGGCCGCGACCCTGCAGGTGATCCAGAGCCGACCGGTAATCGTCCAGGTGCTCTGATTGCGTGCGCACGGGGCCATCCCAGTGCAG
This is a stretch of genomic DNA from Magnetospirillum gryphiswaldense MSR-1 v2. It encodes these proteins:
- the gluQRS gene encoding tRNA glutamyl-Q(34) synthetase GluQRS; the protein is MNQASVITRFAPSPTGYLHLGHAFSALFAQHQVWTAGGRFLLRLEDIDTVRCRPEFAAAILDDLAWLGLHWDGPVRTQSEHLDDYRSALDHLQGRGLLYPCFCTRKEIAAEIARSGHAPHGPDGVLYPGTCRGLDPGERQHRLDSGQPYALRLDMREAVAQAGPLMWRDLDAGVQIARPEIFGDVVLARKDTPTSYHLAVVWDDALQGITLVTRGNDLFEASHVHRLLQALLALPVPDYRHHALLTDAEGRRYAKRDKALTIASLRQSGHTPIQVQALAGFIPLAT